GCCTTTGCAatatatgataaattaattttgcgTCATTTGTAATTGTTAACGATCGACAATCAATGACTAAACGATGAAAAGTTGATAATGAAAATCTATCTATGATATTATAAAAGGCAAGTAAGTATGTTTTTCCTTACTTATTTATTAGAAGAATAACCTACTTATtaaggataaaaaaaaattaattatttaattgtgaGATATGAATTGAGATAAATTGTCAcgttttgaaaattatttttagaaatgtaaaaacacattaaaattgattatttatcaattttcttctgatagaatttttaaaacaattatatactaatatataaattaaataggctttctaaaaattaaaaatacatatcATTCCAGATTTATGGATAaccataattaaataaataagatatatatatatatataaataaaataatgggagcattaaaaaaataatttaagattCATATTTTTGCAAGAGAAAGAACATATATTTCAGAGTTTTAAATTATCTCTCAATTTTCTTTTCCGCATTCCATGGAATATGAGATTAATCGAAAATTAGTTCGAAAAtggtatttaaataaaaaattttttaatgttgaaatttcaaaatttaaatttattaggaTCCTTctagtatttattttatactctaaaaaaattataataatttatattaattaataaccaTTAAGGGTAAAATGGAATGACATCCAAAAGTCTGAGTATGAAAtacttttagtttaaaatttgtCTGAAAATCCAACCTAGCTTAGGACACTTTTGGTAATAATCTTTGAATATTAATCGTAACTTATGATGTGGAAAGGAATATGTTTGGTTTAGACAAGTGGGTCCAAGTAAAAGGAAAGAAAtctatctttttaattatttattttggcaACGCGGTtagcatatatatattttccgtTTTTGTTTTAGACCTAAGTAACGGCATTGCCTTATGATTATATTTTGGCCATCTTCCTTCTATTGCCACCTTAATCATTTCTCTCTCCCTTCACTTGACCTCCTTTTTAAACGCCTCCtttctcttattcttcttcCTCACATCACCAACTCCTTCTTTCTTCTATCTATCCATGTCTAAAGAAGGACCTCATCATCATGAAGCTTTCTTATGGGAAAACCAGACATGGCTTCTATCCAATTCCGACAATACTTCAGCTGAGAAATCAGAAAAGAAGTTGATTCACAGTTCCAACCCTCTTAATAATGATCAAACACAACTAGGGAAAGAATTAGCTAAGAGTAAGCCAAGTCGAGGTGACACGAATAAAAATGACAAAGGAAGTGATGACAGTGACGGCAAACACCAAAAAGGAACTGGTGGTGGCAgcggcggcggcggcggcggtGAATCAGATCATGAGATACATATATGGACAGAAAgagaaaggagaaagaagatgaGGAATATGTTTGCTAATCTTCATGCTTTGCTTCCTCAACTTCCTCCTAAGGTAAAGCACCTACAagcttcaatatatatatatatatatatacatacattaAAGCTAAGCAGCTTACTATAGCCTGTTCAATTAATTAccatttttctcttcttctttcatgATTTTGGTGCAATCTATTTAATTATGGGTGAGTTTTGTTAGCAAAGctattaactttttatatttaagaATGAAGGGAAGCCTTATCTTAGCTTTCGAcattcttgatttttttttttttattcgttaaaggtgaattttttttttgttccctTCCTTCATGGGCAGTTAGAGAGAAGGGTTGCTATTGCTCaacttttcctttcactttttctctttctaggTTGATTTTTCCATTAAATTTAAGaactaaaaaaaatcttataacaCTTATATCTTCTTATCATAAGAAGCTAATGGGGAGTTTTAAAAATTCTTTATTCTATTTGCTTAATTATTCTTTTGGTACCTAAGCATAAAGAAATGCTTGGTGATCATTAGAAGTTCATCAAAAGTTCCATAGATTAGGGATGTTCTCTTATATATATGACTTGAAAGGGAAGAATAGAAAGCTATATGTTATCCATAATGCACTAATGGATTTCTTTCCaaatttactatattttttaatccaaCAACATTAACATATCTTAAgtcataaattaaatatttaatttgaatgaAAAATTATCTCATTCTACTAGATTTTTGAATATTCTGAATGTAATGATAACGTACTtgatatacataaaaaataataaaataataaatttaaaatataccgAACACTCTATAATtctcataaatttatatattatatttcttttaaatgaaaatgtacaaaatgtatttaataatcattttcttcctttttgttaaaataatttttaattttagctaaattaatttataggcaGACAAGTCCACCATTGTTGATGAGGCAATAAGCTACATCAAAACCCTGCAACAAACTCTACAGAAGCTACAAAAGCAAAAGCTTGAAAGGCTTCAAGGTGTCACAACTTTCTCTTATGAGCCAACTAATATCTCTTCGGTTTGCCCACAAAAGCTAACTGATCAATCAAGGGAGTCATTCTTAGCAGATCATGGATGTTTTAATAAATTGGCAATTGTTTCAACCAAACCTAATTCAAATAATGTGCTTCCAATTGAAAGGTATCCTGTGCTCTTTCAGACATGGACTTCTTCTAATGTTGTCTTGAATATTTGTGGTGATGAAGCACAAATTAGTATTTGCTCTTCCAAAAGACCTGGCCTCTTCACTACTATCTGCTATGCGTTGGAGAAGCACAGCATTGAGATGATTTCTGCTCATGTTTCCTCAGATTGCAATCAAAGCATGTACATGATTCATGCCCATGTAAGtttctttttatatatgtttttagtaaattaatttCAGTACTTTTCTTATAAATTGTGTATAACTAGGaaacaatttaattaaacttttttttcccCAGCTCGATGAACATAATATAATTCACTAACAGTGGTACTGGAGTTATTTTTAAAGTTGAAAAGTTTTGAATTTGAGTTTAATTCGGaattaattgtattaaaaaaaaaattctaacagtcccataaaagataatttttaattttgttgagtcttaattaaaaataatagccCAATATatgctattttattttacttattcttacaaaaaaaaaaaaaaaaattaatgcagGTAAACAGAGCTTCTGCAGAAGCAATCCCAGTGGAAGAAACATACAAACAAGCTGTAGGTGAGATAATGTGCTGGGTATCTTCATAAGCATTACTTGGAAAGCAAACCCTAAAACTGTTTCATAAGGATTTTGTTTTTTCATAAGAAAAGCTAGAATTCTTCATACCAACAGTATAGCAAATGGGGGATATGTAAGCCTGAAGTAGGCTGATGCTAGAGTTTaatttgttaccttaaaggcCAGTTGGTCTATGGACttgaatataatataattgCATCTTGATCATTATATAGAAGGTTGTGATACAATTCTTACTATCATTCAGTCTTAAACATGCAAGGACTGCAACTTCATTCTAAGTTCCCTAGTGCTGGTAGCACTTCTTTAGTACCATAGATGCAAGATGAAGGTGATCATCTGGCTTCTCACTCTCAGTTTCCTGCTG
This region of Manihot esculenta cultivar AM560-2 chromosome 10, M.esculenta_v8, whole genome shotgun sequence genomic DNA includes:
- the LOC110624209 gene encoding transcription factor bHLH95, which encodes MSKEGPHHHEAFLWENQTWLLSNSDNTSAEKSEKKLIHSSNPLNNDQTQLGKELAKSKPSRGDTNKNDKGSDDSDGKHQKGTGGGSGGGGGGESDHEIHIWTERERRKKMRNMFANLHALLPQLPPKADKSTIVDEAISYIKTLQQTLQKLQKQKLERLQGVTTFSYEPTNISSVCPQKLTDQSRESFLADHGCFNKLAIVSTKPNSNNVLPIERYPVLFQTWTSSNVVLNICGDEAQISICSSKRPGLFTTICYALEKHSIEMISAHVSSDCNQSMYMIHAHVNRASAEAIPVEETYKQAVGEIMCWWPFDSFAAQGFAPNLLRISRSLQEVCWTFEVLYGLGFFADNLDIAFEVGKYLLKNALTIPAHEVMDPGASNSAKTAAGSRAVAAAFSASSGVVVTIFIAAGSATVLGAGSGILLAKIYATCTATDSTSAACTAVSAIGSSTYSAGVAASSSVICAVDCMAVTRFVVIADEDGLEA